The Phycodurus eques isolate BA_2022a chromosome 8, UOR_Pequ_1.1, whole genome shotgun sequence nucleotide sequence GTACAGCAATACTTAGTGAAAGTATGTTTTACTTCCACTAGAGGACACTTTGAGATAAAAACTGAAGTTCTCTCTGGTCTGGAAGACCAACTTTACATCAAGGGTAGGCAAAACCTTCGTGCTCACgagccacatttgatttttaaaaccgATAGACAGATAGGCCAGATCATTTGTAAACGAGGTaaaatgtggatgtaaaatagtttaccttaataatcaaatattaattgattgtaattaaaaaacattaaacaatcAATTTAATTTCATCAATTAGTCTATtacttcattaaaaatatatacaaaaataaatatacatgtaaaatagctttttaaaccaatatttgttttgtattatttacaattaaaaattatgtattgggacaaatgaataaaaaagaattacataaatacatattaaTGACCAATTTTAGGGAAAACCTGCATAATTCTTCATGCAACGACTATTATAGGAATGTCATAATGTATCAGGGGTGGCCAAAGTTGGCCCGAGGGCCATAAACGGTTCACCCTGTTCTTAAATAAATCCAGAACACTGAGCCTTTACATTATCCTGTAATAGTAGAGTTTGGTAACATTTGTTTCATTAATTTAGCTGCCCCCCTTCCCCCCACCACCAAATTGGCTAATTAAAACGTACAGGGTGACCCAAAATTTACAATACacttactttttttctatttcctttCAGGTATCATTTGAAAAGACCTGAGGCTATCACAATTAGGCTTTGGAGCTTTTGTAAGCATATTCTATTCCCTGGCCCATTGCTCACCTATAGACATCGGAGCAACATTGCAAAATTGCCGCCGTGCAAGAAGTTTTTCTGTCCCTGTCTCCAGTTCAGCActagtttgagaagctttatggccgTGACATAACTCCAACACGTATTACAATTTATgctatccatggcaagtttctcaaaacaggatttgtttttttaagtggaaGGCCTGCTACTACCACCAATGATAAAGGCACTGCACTTCTAGTGCAGACATTGGTGCAAAGCCAAAAGTCTATCCGTATGGCTTTACTGGAACTCAGCATATACAAAAGTTCCATTCAGGGGATGTTTCGGAGAAGGATAAAGCTTTACCTAGACCAACTTCAGATTGTTCAAAGGCCTAAAGTATAACATTCTATGCATTGTGGGCATAAATGTTCAGCTCTTCACAGTATTTGTAATGTTGTACCGGAAGATATTGTAGGGACCGATGCAGTTAGTCATAGCTTGCTAGGCTTCCTATCGCCCCCCAACCCCCCGACCCCCCTCAGCTGATTGATTAGGCCCTTTATAAATCAAGTGTGCTTTAACAAGCGGCACACAGCGTTATACTGTACCGTAGCAGCGTGTAGCAGGctcacatcaaaagatgaatgctgCAGAATTTAACGAGTTAGAGACTGTGGTGGATGTGAAAGTGCGACAAGGGTCAGCGTAATGTGaatcggatgttttttttagagaacTTATATAATGGAAAAGTTAGACTTTTTCCTTGAACTTTTTCCTGCTCTCACTCAGCAACAACATTCTAACACTCATTTCATACATATTTCTGCTTTAGCTGTATTGTATTGAGCAGCCAGAATGGAGTCATAATTTAATCTTTCCTACATTTCAATAAGTCCAATTTCATcataaaaagccaaagaaacaacaaaacacacttgtAGAGTTAATCCTTTATATGCTTAATTAGCTGTAGTTTTTCTATGAGGCAAAAGTCAACTATCCCAACAACATtccactccttttttttttttttaattattgacaTATTCCCACttttacaatattgtacttAGCAACCAGGAaggatactgtacatgtgtataCTACTTTCCTACATTGCAATACATCCCATTTCCTGTTCCATGGTCCTCATCACATTTTCCCTCTTTCCCCTAATCGGTACCATTCTGTGGTGGAATCatgaaaaaagtcaaagaaaaaccaAACACACTTCTCAGGGCTTAGCCAAAGTGGTTAAACCGTATCAAAATCTCCTCGCCACatttgtgtgtagttagccacaatatcacatgtgtttatgtggctaaacctttagccacagTTAGCTGGACCTAGTCACTGAGAAGCCAATTagcttttaaaaatgtgtgccCAATTAAAACTACTTAATCAGTTTGTGAGCTTGTTCTGGCATGAAATGAAACCTCtctcttttccattttgtttcccatgttacagtactgtatatggcACACAGGCAAGTTCCTCACCCCTGTTTTGCTGTGTTCTAATGATAAagcataaatgtttttgtttctacaGGCCATATGTGATCCTGGTGATTGGCATTGCCGTACTGATTCTGGTCTTCGTCTTCTACCTCCTCGTGACTCGTGGCAATCCACCCAAAGATGCCTTGTTCTTTGGTAATCTCGCTGTCGATTATTTCTTCCACATTATTTCTTGCTTCAATTGCAAATGCGTTTGACTGCAGAAGTTAATTAAATCCTCCGCAATGAGTTTGGGTCAAGCTCCGACGcctggaggagaaaaaaaaagacaaaaaaaaaacaaaaacagaaaaagtaaAGTATTTCCAACTTTCGCAACTTTGTGTGAAACCAACTAATTGCATTGTGTGTGATTTCAGCTGATAGGCTGAAAGCTGCTTACGCTCATCTGGCTCCAACAGCTTAGCCCGACTGTTCTGTGACacgactgacaaaaaaatttagagcaggggtgggcaacgtTTTGTGCTCAAAGGCCacgtcatttgtagatgaggtaaaagacaaaaaaaaaaaaaagaatttaaaatgttatcgaataaaataaaataaaaatgattgtggtaaatgtaaaagtaaaagtttgaaacatttaaaaaaaatctaatacaaATTAATAGAATGTATACGAGAAAAggattaaacattttattttgttgtattctgAACTTTGTTGTACTTAACTTTGAAAATGAACCACCCCCATTACACTTTATGGACAAAAGTAGCAAAAgtgaaaatgtcagaaaatatggCTCATCATCTCTGTTTATCCCAGGGTGTTTGATGGGCTTTAGGTCAGGTTTTTTCTCTATATCTGTAATGACATTTCTAGCTCTTTCTAGAAATTAAAAAGGGCCGAAAGCGATGTTGTGTCAGAGCCTCCCAGTAATAATAGAGGCAAAGCCGAAACAGGTTCTCAGTTGTGATAGGGAGCCATAATCCCCATATCGTAGCTGTCTGATTGCTTGAGATAAACTGGTTTGCCACGAGGATTACGGTGACGGTTGTACACCCGGACGATgatatgtgtgtttttgtgttgcaaCCTGTATGACCCGAGGAGGATGTGTTACAGCACCAAAACACAATATCTCAGACTGACAATGACTCATGCAGATGAGGCTCagctactgttttatgcatatatactgtattctgtttctaaatgatttaaaacaaaaaacctttatAAAGGTACACTTATTTGGAACGtgaaacatcatcatcatctgttgcctgtctgtctatctatctaaatACCTAAGATCTATGCTCTTGCTCGCTTGTTCGAGAATTAAAGGTTCACTAGCTAGCTATTTAGATGATAAGGTAGAAGTCCTATGCTCTAGCTACTATTCAACGATTTTGAGATTCAATTATTTAAAGGGCTATTTAGCCAGCTACATCCCAAGGTAGAGGTTTTATGATCTAGTTAATTATCGATCTTCCAAGTTAGTTAGCTAGTGAATTAGTTGTTAAGAGGGTTCGTCAGCTAGCTAGATGCTAAGGTACAACTTTGATGATCTATAATGGTTAGGTAGCTAGCAAAATAGAGAGTCAGAAAATTtacatatctatctatctatctgttcGTCCGCCTGCctgcctatccatccatccatccggcATAGGTAAATGGCGGAACCCTATAGCAGGAAGCCGGGACAAAGCACCCGTAAgaactttaaacatctacagcgtcttttgttttacacaatatgTCTTTTAAGAGAtaccaaagatgacaacatCTGATGTTTAGACTTCATTCgtgtttacatactgtatctcatatttgtataaataaattacatacatGTATGTAACTTTTGCACCAATcataaagaaaaactaaatgttaCCAAGTTTGGCCTCCAACAATCATGGCATCAACCCATAGTTGTGCTCGCTATCCCAACTTTATCTGAAAACTTTTCAAGTCCAGAAAAACTCCCcgtgtccattgtatttatAGACTATGGAGGAGTCGTACTTTTGATCTGCTGTGTGTGGAAGCGCTTCACCAACACacccgcgcgcacacacacacacacacacacacacatgcatacataggGCGGGTCTCAAACCACACATCTTGATTATGCttcatgcgtccctgctaatttctGTGCAACTCAGACACAGGAcgcacatcaaatgagatccctgCGTgtgcaaacaaagcaaaacaaacaaacaaaaaaacagacaaataaatCAATGTGTTGCCATTATGAGGTGTTGTGTGCAGAtctttaaggggaaaaaaagaattgattccattttggaatgcTGTAACATAAAttatggaaaaagtgaagctctGTGAATAGTTTCTGGATGCACTGTACATTATGTACAGAACATGACCTGATGACTGATGACACCATAATATCCACAGTAACGCGTCATTATCTAGCAACCCTCTAGGTTCTGTATTCCTACTTTTTGAGGACAGTGCTTATTAATATTTCATCAATTGCCAGTCATTCCAGATTTGTCCCTAGCTCTTTCAAGAGTAGCAGAGGAGACTTTTTGTGTAACGCATTGTAAAGTGGGGAAAGTGCAACCCATTTGTCATGTTGTGACACGTTGGGAAATTGCTTTCATGCAGAGGGAGGCATTACGCTTATTCTAGGCCACGGAATGAAACCGACGGTTGGCTCCTAttctggggaagaaaaaaaaagaatctgttCATAAAAGATTATTTAACGGCCTTTCTTTCAACTTGCTCCATATGAGACTAAAGAAGAACCCTGTGGCCTTTCGGCTGAGGCGAGCTCCTTAGAATGTTTTGTTTACCGTACTCCTGATGCAAACACGCCTCCAACCCTGTCTCTGCACTCAAGGCTTAATTTATAATGAACACCTTTGTATCATGCATTCATTAGCTTCTCGGAGATGATGACTAGCCGCAAGGATCGCAGTTTAACACACAGTACAATAAAACGCCTTTAAGCTCGTCAAATGTGTATGAACGGCAGCACAGTCGTCTAATGGTTAGAACACCTGCTTCCCAGTTCAGAGGTTGCAGGTTTGAATCTCGCctcaggccttcctgtttggagttcACATGTTCTCCTGTCCTTGCATTTGTTATGTCCGGGTACTGTGTCTTCATCCCACTTTAGAATGTCATTTTAGAATGTCGGAGGAAGTAGGTCTGGTGTTACTTACAGTATAAAGTATGTGTTGGACaaatgctttcaacacaacaaggTGGGACAAGTGAGTGTCAGGTGTTAACGTTATGGCTAGGACACTACCTCAGAAGGTGAAAGGTTaatagaacaacaacaaaaaactggtAGTAatagtgtcatgaacggaacagaggataggacccaaaaatgcacgactccaaaacaaatggacagtttaaaaaaagagcggtttaatatacaggcagaggtcggtacacaggcaggcaatccaaaaaaggctacagtatccaaaaacgtgaggcaaaaaggcgaggtcgataatcggtctgtaacgtggaaacaaggaatgctggcaCACGACGACAACGGACAACGAACCGACGACGAgaaggaatgagacacgaggttaaatgcaaggggtaattagggtgaacgaggcacaggtggtgaagatgctctcaggagcagatgtgtacgagacggggggcggggggggaaacaacaaccggaacacacacccataacAAATAGAGGCGAAAGCAGTATAGTAGTAACTTACTGGGAGAAACAAAAACCACAAACACATCCAACAGAGCAGAATCCCAAAAATGTAGTGAGACAGAATGCACCACATCAAATGCGATTTTAATGGCTCATACTGCACGAGGAGACTTTTACCATCTTTTGCAGTTTTCGCGGAATTTTCCTTCACGTGTGTCATCGACCTGACCAGCGCCTTGGAGTACGATGGAATCATCTCCGGCTTTATGGAGTTCTATCGTAAGACGGTAGGTCTCTCTGGTGTCTTCATGACACAAAGAACACAGATACggtatatgaaaaataaatacaatcgaGAATATGTGCTCCTACGTGTGCATTGCAGGGCGAGCCTTACCTGGGCACGGCCTATGCCATCATGATGTGCTACTGGGACGGAATAGCTCATTTTATCATGTACCTCATAATGATCGGGAAGATCATGGACAGGTGGGTGTCACGTGGGAGTGGAAATGGTCTCACACAAACACCTTCCTGTTGTGGGAATTAAACTTCAAATTGTGTTGAAAAATATGTTGTGTATCCATTTTGGCAGCACGTAGACGaatggttatcacatctgcctcacacatCCAAGGTTCAGGATTCGAatctctggccttcctgtgtggagtttgcatgtcctcccaaTGCTTGTATGGGTTTTCTGCAGATACTGGGCTTCGTccaacattcccaaaacaatgcatgttaggttcattgaagacgctaaaCTTTCCATaggtgcaaatgtgagtgtgaatgcttgttcgtctatatgtgccctgtgatggcTGACAATCAGTCCAGGGAGTACCACTCCAGCTCCAGATGATTTgggataaaaatgaataaactgaataaacttgtatctcaaggcaccactgaatatAGTTAACGTTTTATTTTCATGGAGTGTCCTGTAAGTGGCATCACCTGTCTTGTGTGTGGTCTCTCAGAAAAGGGTACCGCACACTGGGCCTGTTCTGGGCCGGCTCCCTGTGCGCCAACATGAGCGTGTTCATCACTGGCATTGTGGCAGGTGAGCTTCAGCCCGCACTCCCTAAATGACACATCTTTGGTCAGACCAGACATCCCCACTGTCATGTACCGTCAACATCTTTGTTATCTCCTGGCAGGGAAATATGGCGCAGAGATCCGTCCGGCCTTCTGGCTCAACTTCCTCTTCCTGCTGATGCCTGCGTGGGCAGCGGTCACACTGTTCACTCGGCCCAAGGACAGGCCGTTGATTGGTGGATATAATGTCAGTGAGGGGAAGTGACGGCTCCTGAGAACTGTCACCCGTAGTGAGTCGTGCCACTTTGCATCCATCTGTAGGCTCAGCACGCTCAGAGCATGAAGCTCATCTGGCGTCCAATGGATCTAATGCTGGTGCTTCTCCTGCTGGCTGCCATGGCCTTCACTGTCCTCCGAGGCCTGGTGAGagaagtggcaaaagtactcacactctgtacttacaGAAAAGTACAAAAACCTGTGTAAGACTGTGATAAAAGTAGAGGTATAGCTTATGCTCATACTTaggagaattaaaaaaataataataatcattggaCACGCTATCAAAACAAGTTCTCATAGCTTAGCTAACATTGtgaactgattaaaaaaaaaaaaaagctaaaatagCTCAAGATAATCACTCCAAAAAcaccttaaatttgttttttgagaTTGTGACACAATGCATTCACCTCAAAACACTCTTTTAGTCGACAGCATCTAACAGTTCTCCTAAATAAGGCCATGGGGGTGGAATATTTTGCTTTTGCTGGTGAATCTGCTGCATCACTGTCATGAATGCTCCCTGGGtcacgttcctccatgtcgcAGCTGTTCCTGTTATTTCCAACCTTATAAGTCCCcaatatagtaataataataataataaacagtgtACCTTGTtccagaataataaaaaaaaaaaggtacagtcCTATCATGTTCATCATTCTCTTGCTAACAAACATGGACCAACAAAATCAAATATGGCACTCCACATTTTAACTTACGCTGTTTCCCACCTACCAGGAAGTGGTCTGCTAACTGATAAACGATTCAGCACTCTACGATTTTTCTTTTGTGCCTTTCGTTTATGCATTCATTTCTATTGTTCTCCCCCTCCACTGTAGGTGGCGCTAGACTCCCCACTTGCAGCGTGTTCCTTCTACGTGAAGCACTACGAGCCCTATTTGCGGGATCCGGTGGGGTATCCCAGGGTGATGGTGAGTTGTTCTATTTACTCAACTAAATTACATGATTAATGGCTATTTGAActcaaacagtgcagcaacatatGTAGGcagaaaatataacaatcatcacaggcatattctttatcctctctgaaaataattacaataactgcagcttactgatgtagatatatgtaaatatccatttgtctgtattatactgcccccaggtggccaaggcgtgcacaccagaaggagaagCACAATATCCATTGAATTGTAGCAAAAACGTTTGATTctatacattctatttaattatgtaatcttatatgttttaataacatttgaaagagtgatatttttcctattaaaaaacatgttacGAAACCAATTTTTCTTGGGGGGAGGgggactggaatggattaatggcatttcaattcatttgaattgggaaagatgattttagatacaagtgttttgagctaCGAACATGTTCATGGAACGAATTTAATTCgtctctcaaggcaccgctgtctTCTTGTTCTGCCCAACCGTTCTGTGTCAGCAACACACAGTAGGAGAGCATGATTGCATGAATATACCCCATAATGTACTTTTTCAAACACAAGTGCCCTTATCTGTTTTCCGCTCCATTGATTAAAAAAGCCCTTTTATCATTACGTATACAATTCACGCATCTGTGTATGCACTGGGTCTTTGCTTTGTTTCACACAGATAAGCCTTTATTTATGCGACCCTCTACCCTTTTGATTTCTTCGCAGTGACCCGTTGTGCTCGTggcttgtgtgcatgtgtgacaaAAGGTTATCGAAATTgtttgtccacacacacacgatagcGAGTCATTGATCAGATGCTGCGTACGCATGCTGAGAGCTTGATAAGCCAATGCTTCACACAGAAGCCCCCCCAGCATCACAGCGGGCCGGGGAAAGAAGTATGTGCGGCATACGTACGTGTAGCTGCAAAGGAGTCAAACACAAGCTGTTTTGTGACGCTGGTTGAATTCTAAGTTGGTCGattttcaaaagatttttttgtcttgagttgaaAGCAGAAATTTGAGTTAGGAGCGCTAGATGGTAGCAGCGAAATTCACAAGCAGCatatacaacaatactcacagccttacattctttatcctctgcaaagccCGAAttatattactgcagtttaggTGTGACCAAAGGTCATCTGTGTTATATCATCACATCTACATGtatgcattatactgccccctgatGGGAAATGTGCACATACATAccaggacacatacagtataaggaCCATACCAGAAGGAgggcatgaaatcatgatgcacaaactttattaaataaaataatactactTCTCTTATTGAAAAGACATTACAAAAATGGAACCgatgacattttcattcatttcaatgaggaaaaatgatTTGCGAGACAAGTGTTTTTGAAGTGAATTAATTTGTTTCGGGCTCAAACTGTCACCCTCATCAAACCTTTATCAACTGTACACGTCACATTTTCACAGTCTTAACTgtaatgcaagagaatttaatgacgatacaataaaactacaaaaaaatctactcacaaatttttttctgtgtgatcTGTGTTACTTTCATCATGTTTTTCGATGATTTTCGCTATTATCCCTGTTTGCTTTCATAGATGCTGCACATGTTCTTCTACGGACTACCGCTGCTGGCAGCATTTGTTTACGGTCTCCTCAAGCCAGGCTGCACGTGGATGCCTGACTGGACTGTGTTTTATTCAGGAGCAATGATCCAGGTACGACTACACACGCAGTAAGGTCACCCTGATGAAGTGAACTGAGCTGTACCGTCTGTTGGTTTCTCTCCACAGTGCCAGTGGGCTCACATCGGGGGGTACATCCACCCTCACACAAAAGCCCCATTTCGTATCCCGAGCGATGTGTTCTGGCCCGTGCTGGCAGCCAATCTGCTGTATGCCGTCACCCCCCTCCTGGTGGTTTTGCGTGTGCGCAGTAACCCTTATTTCTTCCTGAGGGTCGCCCCCTTCCCCGGGCAAACCGGCCTGCCGAATAGCGAGGAAAAAGATAccaagtacaaaaacaaataactcaAATATGGGACAGCTTGACTTGAATACCAAAATAAATAACCTACATATCTCATGACTTGGCTTTAATAAatgctttattttatattattgtgtCAGCTAACTACAAATCAATTACTTAGCTAGCTAACTAACGAACTACCTAACTAAACTGCTAGATCACAGTTTTGTGTTAGACGTGATAAGGCAAATAGTTAAGGAATTTATaggattttggggtggcccGCAGTCCTGTATCCCACGAGAATAGATTTTCGATTGCACTGAGCAACAGCTGAATACcatctccacattcagaaccaaaataaGAGCAATCTGTAGTAAGCTGACACATTTTAAAGCACTTACTCATAGGTTCAATAATGTGATGTTTACAAATTGAAacttgacacaaagcagaaagtggaggaaaccaTCTTTTGTTTCTGAAATGGAATTAAGTTTAATCACTGTGATGGAGAAActttattactatttttgtctttgcatATCGAGGAAAGCTCTAGAGAGGTGTcagtggtgtccaaactatcTGCGGCCCTACACATAGATCCTTCGTCacagttaaacaaaaaacatttacatgcaAAACacgaaaaaatataatttttgttgtttttattttgagcaaaagacaaaaaaatttggAACTTTTTTGTTGGACACCGATGACTTGCAAGAGCCTTGATACGCATCACAATACCAGCCAATGGCTCGCTACAAAAGAGGCCATTTCCCACTCAGTTGTGCCTTTTGTCTCATCcagtgtgtgtgcacatttCATCCTTTCCTTTA carries:
- the tm6sf2b gene encoding transmembrane 6 superfamily member 2b; translated protein: METFVFLFSFSALGILFCMNAISVLQAPYVILVIGIAVLILVFVFYLLVTRGNPPKDALFFVFAEFSFTCVIDLTSALEYDGIISGFMEFYRKTGEPYLGTAYAIMMCYWDGIAHFIMYLIMIGKIMDRKGYRTLGLFWAGSLCANMSVFITGIVAGKYGAEIRPAFWLNFLFLLMPAWAAVTLFTRPKDRPLIGGYNAQHAQSMKLIWRPMDLMLVLLLLAAMAFTVLRGLVALDSPLAACSFYVKHYEPYLRDPVGYPRVMMLHMFFYGLPLLAAFVYGLLKPGCTWMPDWTVFYSGAMIQCQWAHIGGYIHPHTKAPFRIPSDVFWPVLAANLLYAVTPLLVVLRVRSNPYFFLRVAPFPGQTGLPNSEEKDTKYKNK